DNA from Gracilinanus agilis isolate LMUSP501 chromosome 3, AgileGrace, whole genome shotgun sequence:
TGGGTTGGCTAAGTCCCTAATTGGCTCTGGCCTCAGGCTTGGTAACCACCCCAAACCTGAGGCTTCCCAGATCAGAGGGAGAAAGTTCAATGTAGCTAACTATCAAAGGGAGGATAGGAGCTGTCTAGGatagtgatggggaaccttttgagcttggtgtgtcaaaattcgccaaagtCAAATTCGTCAAAATTCTTgaagtggtgtgtcacttcaagaaaaagaacaataatttcatgatatttatagtttaaataataaaaatgtataattgtaatatataactgtatttaataaaccaaaataggtaaattaatataggtaaaattgtcatctatagtgcacagagtgtctacactacactacagcaaatgtttcatccttggcatgaggccccatacttctctgtatgtggcgtgtcattgaaaatggctacacctGTCATGTCattggtttgccatcactggtctaggctgtactttaaaaaaaaaaattctttctccaATTTGTAAGTATGCACTCCAAAAGGGAATCTTGGGATAAGCTTTGTCTCTGTCCCATTTAGATGGGGAATGGCCAATTCCTCACTGAGAGGCTGACAACTGTGCTTCCACAGAGGTTGCCCTGACTTTTAGCACTCAGTTCAGCACTGAGGTGAGTCTTCTCTACTCTACATCAGAACATCTTCCAGTATCCTAAAAGAAGATGATAGACCCCAAATCCAGCAGCCCAATTGACCTCTGGAGCCAATGGGAGAGAGAGATCGAGAGGTCCAACAAATATGTCACTCAAAAATGTGGGGGTTTTCAGGAGTCCAAGAAGGGCCCCTTCCTACCTGAATCCAGAGTGCAGAAGCAGCTTTCTTCAGGAAAGCCAAACACATTGGGAGCCAAAATGTTGAGatgggcttgaggtgaaccccctgAGTTctggaagggtaccttttgcaaaaacataagactccaaaacttagcttaaaaataaaaagagaaatttatttagaaggtaatgttgaatgcGTCCAAAAGAACAGCACAGATGGAAAGCTGCCTCCTCAAGGACAAACACTTcaggggtctttatactctttacaataAGTGATGTGTGACTTCAGTAGGGAATGTACTTAGGGACAAAGGGGGTGGGGGTTGTCATCTGACTGGGAtcagcctgaagacatagggggttaCCCTTatagtttaggggacaaataGATATCTTAGATACCTGACTGTATCAAATCATAGCCTGGAGGGTtatctctgtgtccatctcaaaacctAGGGAATAATCCTAGGAGGAAAATTCTCTCGAGTCTTTCTTAATCATTAGCCTTTGAAGTCCAGGCCCACCCTTTCTTTAGCCTTAACAAGAAATCCTGAGGTACATAATTGTGGAGTTAGGTGGCAGttgaatactttttttaatgaacataTCAAATAGGGTGATCTCTGTAATTGGATGAGGGGATTTGTAAATTTGTTTCAAGTCCAGGAGAGCCAAATTAGTTTGATAGGGAGGCCAGATTGAGAGGtattacaaaataaagaaaacctcAGGTATTTTTTCTGGTGGGcatcttccctccttcttcagTGCCTTCCTTGGAggctttttatatcctttttcttCTGCTGTCCTCTCCCCCAACACTCCCCACATCCTTCCATGTACTTCCTTgactagtattttttttcctgctcattGAAATTATCTTCTCTGTTCTGCCCTCCAAAACCCCCAATGCAAAGACAGGATGATAAGAGTCTAGGGTGAAATTTAATCTTCCAAAAAGCTGCTTTTTTAAGTTCATCTCCAAAGAAGCAAAGGTTAGGATGAGTTTGAGTAGGAAGTTGTCTATAATGGGATACGAGTATAGAACACTCCAACAAAAAGTGTGCAACTACATACATCACAGGGAGGGGCCACACTGAGTGTTCGAGATAAATATTGGATCCTAAATGTCAGAGCTTTCCTTTCCGTTAGAATAGCCCCAAGACCATACAATCTAGTGCCTAGACTTGAGTGAGGAAACAAGTGATCTTGGGATTTTAGTAAGTTGAGATCTTTCAAATATATGCAAAAGTTAAAAgataactagaagaaaaaaaatccctccttGCTTTTGGTCACCCCCCCTAAATCCCCCAGACACTTGTTTATTCCCGAAGCTCACTGTTAAATCAAGGCATAATGTAAAGGACACAGACAAGAATGAAAGGAGACATCTATACAGTTTGATGgcatttatttttcatcattcatGTCTTTGTCTCATCTAATCCAGCTCGCCTTCTGAATCAGATTCATCATATTTTTCACACTTCTTGTCTGACTTGGATTTCTTTCTGTTCTGATACTGGCCAGAGGTCCCTGGTCCTTTCTTTCTTGAACATCCCTGACCATAATTGACCCGGTAGGCCGTGAGTTCTTGGTGGTACTTGGTTCTCAGTCTAGCTGCCTTCTCTTCATAAGGTTGCTTCTCCTGCTCTGACTTTTTGGACCACATCTCCCCTAGGAACTTTGCCACCTCTATCACAGACCAGTGTGGATTGTCACCCTTGATTTTTGTATAATTCTCTCTACTGAAGAGTATAAAAGATGAGGGTGGTCTCTTGGGAGCTTTGGggtccttcttccttcttttcttcctcttcattcctGCAGGGGGAACatagtttttcatttctttctggtAGCGTGCTTTGTCAAGTTTGGCTATAGCTTCATACTTGGACTTTTCATGCTTAGAGATTGTCTTCCACTTTTCTGAGCACTTTTTGGAGAACTCTTTGAAATTGATGTAAGCATTTGGCTGTTGTTCCTTGTGCTTGTTCCTGCAGTTTAATAAAAAGTGGACATATGAAGACAGATTCACTTTGGGCTTAATATGAACCTTGCCCATGTTCTCATAAGATCATATTTTTACTGGCTATGAAAACTTTTCCAGCAGGGCCTTTTCCCTGTACTTTAATGAAAACAGGAGGTCCTTTCCCTCTTGTGAATATCTTTGTATGTGAGCTTCACCAGCCTGTGCCTGGCCTATTCAATGGTGATGGTATTGTTGGTCATAGGTAGGGTTTTATGACATCATTCCTCAGCAAGGCTTTCCTGACCAATGACAGTAAGTCACTGGAATGCTGAAATCctattgggttaaaaaaaatgatagtgTCACAGTAGTTTATTAATAGTTAGGTAGGTTGGGGCATCTTCCTACATGGACTTTTAAGGGCAAGAAAGGCGTCTATAAGTTTGGGATTACACTGACTGCCTGGGGACAGTGGCATAGCCCAATTTGAGGACTGTACAAACCTTCAAATATATAGGCTAGTGACAGTTTATCCACTTGACAGTATGAATAAATTGTCAAGTGGTCTATCTACCTAACAGTAGACTGTCTTTCTGTCAATTACCTAGAGATGGGTTGAAAATAACCAAATATGGACCAGTGAGTGCTTAAATGCTTTGTcatgataaaatacaaacaacaaaaacaaaaaaccaaaacaacaaaaacccctCGCTGTTGACTGCCTGCTGGCAGCTCATAATGTGCAAATGGCTTAGCAGTACCTCTAAAAATAATTGTATGTGACAGCTGTTCCTTGGTTCCTGTCAGGATAAACTACTGTAATTTAAATCTAAAACATTTGGGCTATAAGTCTAATTTCCTTGGGTGGACTTTACATTCATCTtagaatgcttttttattttaatcctgGGAGGAAAGGTACACGTTGATGCAATTTCACTAAATATACTTGAATCAAGGAAAATGTGATCCAGCTTCTTGAGTTACTAATGGGCCTTTCAGCATTttctgtgtacacacacacacacatacacatacacacacttatat
Protein-coding regions in this window:
- the HMGB4 gene encoding high mobility group protein B4 is translated as MGKVHIKPKVNLSSYVHFLLNCRNKHKEQQPNAYINFKEFSKKCSEKWKTISKHEKSKYEAIAKLDKARYQKEMKNYVPPAGMKRKKRRKKDPKAPKRPPSSFILFSRENYTKIKGDNPHWSVIEVAKFLGEMWSKKSEQEKQPYEEKAARLRTKYHQELTAYRVNYGQGCSRKKGPGTSGQYQNRKKSKSDKKCEKYDESDSEGELD